From the Synergistaceae bacterium genome, one window contains:
- a CDS encoding flavodoxin, with amino-acid sequence MSKVIIVYWSGTGNTEQMAQLISKGASDKGATVVCKSVGEASVDELAEYDVIALGSPSMGVEVIEEGEMEPFFTEACPSLRGKHVAIFGSYGWGGGEWLRVWADRVREAGAQLVGDGLAVHEAPDDTASAECIAYGEKIAAL; translated from the coding sequence ATGTCTAAAGTCATTATCGTTTATTGGTCTGGGACGGGCAACACGGAGCAAATGGCGCAGCTGATTTCGAAGGGCGCCAGTGACAAAGGCGCGACGGTGGTGTGCAAGTCGGTCGGAGAGGCTTCGGTGGACGAGCTCGCCGAGTATGACGTGATTGCGCTGGGCTCGCCCTCCATGGGAGTTGAAGTGATTGAAGAAGGTGAGATGGAGCCATTTTTCACCGAGGCCTGTCCTTCGCTCCGGGGAAAGCACGTCGCGATTTTCGGCTCTTACGGCTGGGGTGGCGGCGAATGGCTGAGAGTCTGGGCGGACCGCGTCAGGGAAGCCGGAGCGCAGCTTGTGGGCGATGGGCTGGCCGTGCATGAAGCTCCTGATGATACGGCTTCCGCCGAATGCATCGCTTACGGGGAAAAAATCGCTGCTCTGTAA
- a CDS encoding DUF3793 family protein, whose amino-acid sequence MIIVLLNKFTSLLRGGQIYGLREKSSMKTMIAFMSMIQKQDTRAYIESLIYCFAAPTIRGLKPGNLINLRRSGDKNIAAIWDAEKEGLLRRFRLSSFTLSARTTADESSVLILVYRKELLVRALFAEESRALLDSLGYGDVSNVESCLERLGERFQCDFPHEIGLFLGYPPKDVEGFIRNRGEDPLLVGCWKVYGNVRKARRTFRRYKQVETSAARALIRRARHTWPHLGERACI is encoded by the coding sequence ATGATTATTGTTTTATTGAACAAATTTACCTCTTTGCTTCGGGGAGGTCAGATCTATGGACTGCGGGAAAAAAGCAGCATGAAAACGATGATAGCATTTATGTCGATGATTCAAAAGCAGGATACCCGGGCGTATATCGAATCTCTGATTTATTGTTTTGCAGCTCCAACAATAAGAGGGCTGAAGCCGGGAAACCTGATCAACCTCCGGCGCAGCGGGGATAAAAATATCGCGGCGATCTGGGACGCTGAAAAAGAAGGACTGCTTCGCAGATTTCGTCTCTCGTCGTTTACCCTGTCCGCCCGGACGACGGCCGACGAGAGTTCGGTTCTGATTCTGGTCTACAGAAAAGAGCTTCTCGTTCGGGCCCTCTTCGCGGAAGAATCGCGGGCGCTGCTGGATTCTCTGGGTTACGGAGATGTTTCGAACGTGGAGTCCTGTCTGGAGCGTTTGGGAGAACGTTTTCAATGTGATTTTCCTCATGAAATTGGTCTTTTTCTCGGATACCCGCCGAAGGATGTGGAGGGTTTCATTCGAAACAGGGGTGAAGATCCCCTGCTGGTCGGCTGCTGGAAGGTCTACGGCAACGTTCGGAAAGCCCGAAGAACCTTCCGGAGGTACAAACAGGTGGAAACCAGTGCCGCGAGAGCCCTCATCCGCCGGGCGAGGCATACCTGGCCTCATTTGGGCGAGCGTGCCTGTATTTAA
- a CDS encoding QueT transporter family protein, protein MKIKSLALSAMLAALYAALTIVLTPISFGPLQFRVSEALTLLPFYLPEAVPGLFAGCVLANFFGGYGMPDVIAGGGATLLAAWLSSKMPCLWLAALPPVVVNMFVIGTMLHLLIDNTPLWSTIIYVGLGQAGACWIVGYPLMLALEKRKILHR, encoded by the coding sequence ATGAAAATAAAGAGTTTGGCGCTGTCCGCCATGCTTGCGGCTCTTTACGCCGCTCTGACCATCGTTCTCACACCCATTTCCTTTGGCCCTCTGCAGTTTCGCGTGTCCGAGGCCCTGACGCTTTTGCCCTTCTATCTTCCTGAAGCGGTGCCGGGGCTTTTCGCCGGCTGTGTTCTGGCCAACTTCTTCGGCGGGTACGGGATGCCCGACGTGATTGCGGGAGGCGGCGCGACGCTCCTGGCCGCGTGGCTTTCCAGTAAAATGCCCTGCCTGTGGCTGGCGGCTCTGCCCCCTGTGGTGGTCAACATGTTTGTCATCGGCACGATGCTGCACCTGCTGATAGACAATACACCTCTGTGGAGCACGATAATTTACGTGGGGCTCGGTCAGGCGGGAGCCTGCTGGATTGTCGGATATCCTCTGATGCTGGCGCTGGAGAAGCGGAAGATTTTACATCGCTGA
- a CDS encoding protein-L-isoaspartate(D-aspartate) O-methyltransferase yields MERWQRQALEMVEDQIVGRDVRDRRVLDAMTSVPRHLFVPPEYAEDAYIDRPLPIGEHQTISQPYMVAKMTELLRTEPGMKVLEVGAGSGYQSAILATLGLQVWATERVESLSRTAQKRLKDLNFDVTVIHSDGRLGYPGEAPYDRIIVAAASMKVEAEWDRQLSLNGLLVVPLNVMTGGQRLLVREKLQPGFRNTWYDYCRFVPLLSGVE; encoded by the coding sequence ATGGAAAGATGGCAGAGGCAGGCTCTGGAGATGGTGGAGGATCAGATTGTGGGGCGCGATGTGAGAGACAGGCGCGTTCTCGATGCGATGACCTCCGTCCCCCGACATCTTTTTGTCCCGCCGGAATACGCGGAAGATGCGTATATCGACCGCCCTCTGCCCATAGGGGAACACCAGACGATCTCCCAGCCCTATATGGTCGCGAAGATGACCGAACTTCTCAGGACGGAACCGGGCATGAAGGTTTTGGAGGTGGGGGCGGGATCGGGGTATCAAAGCGCGATTCTGGCGACTCTGGGGCTTCAGGTCTGGGCCACGGAGCGAGTGGAATCTCTTTCTCGCACGGCGCAGAAGCGGCTGAAAGATCTGAATTTCGATGTCACAGTCATCCATTCCGACGGACGTCTGGGGTACCCCGGGGAAGCTCCTTACGACCGGATCATCGTAGCGGCGGCCTCCATGAAGGTCGAAGCGGAATGGGACCGGCAGTTGAGTCTGAACGGCCTTTTGGTGGTCCCCCTGAACGTGATGACGGGAGGGCAGCGCCTTCTGGTGCGCGAGAAACTGCAGCCGGGGTTTCGCAACACCTGGTACGATTATTGCCGTTTCGTCCCGCTTCTGAGCGGGGTGGAATGA
- the coaBC gene encoding bifunctional phosphopantothenoylcysteine decarboxylase/phosphopantothenate--cysteine ligase CoaBC: MLSWKRSRKILLCVTGGIAAYKIPDLVSRLRKLDCEVEIVLTKAAETLVSPLALSTLSGRRAWLQDDFLSEKRGFEIPHIRLADWAEAVVVAPCSAETASGLAQGRAGSIVEAALLATRAPVLLFPAMNVHMFEHPATQRNLRTLTEWGLRVVDPEFGSLACGYEGKGRLPETDLILEEIAWALSPRRDLEGRHVLVTAGPTREYLDPVRFISNPSTGKMGLAVARTAWYRGAEVRVILGPTPCPGNVHGLQMRGVVTAVEMRDAVMENLEWADCVVKAAAVGDYRAEEQALHKIKREKKESLTLSLVQNPDIAAEVGSRKRAGQLLIGFAAETDDLEKNARAKMERKGMDLMVANDVLAEGSGFGANTNTIRILSRESETQVSGSKEEVADAIWETVLSRGLL, from the coding sequence ATGCTGAGCTGGAAACGCTCTCGAAAAATTCTGCTGTGCGTCACGGGCGGCATCGCGGCGTATAAAATTCCCGACCTCGTCAGCCGTTTGCGCAAGCTGGACTGCGAGGTCGAGATTGTCCTTACGAAAGCGGCTGAAACGCTCGTCAGCCCGCTGGCTCTTTCCACCCTTTCGGGCCGGCGCGCGTGGCTGCAGGATGATTTTTTGTCGGAGAAGCGGGGGTTTGAAATTCCCCACATCCGGCTGGCCGACTGGGCAGAGGCCGTCGTTGTCGCTCCCTGTTCGGCGGAAACGGCGTCGGGGCTGGCCCAGGGGCGCGCGGGCAGTATCGTCGAGGCGGCTCTTCTGGCCACCCGGGCTCCGGTGCTGCTTTTCCCCGCCATGAACGTCCACATGTTTGAACATCCGGCGACTCAGCGGAACCTGAGAACTCTGACGGAGTGGGGCCTGCGCGTGGTGGACCCCGAGTTCGGCTCTCTGGCCTGCGGCTATGAGGGCAAGGGACGGCTGCCCGAAACGGACCTGATTCTGGAGGAAATCGCCTGGGCCCTTTCTCCCCGGCGGGACCTGGAAGGCCGACACGTTCTCGTGACGGCGGGCCCCACTCGCGAGTACCTGGACCCGGTACGCTTCATCTCCAATCCCAGCACGGGGAAAATGGGGCTGGCGGTGGCGCGCACCGCCTGGTACCGGGGCGCGGAGGTCCGGGTGATTCTGGGGCCGACGCCCTGTCCCGGCAACGTCCACGGGCTTCAGATGCGCGGCGTCGTCACGGCGGTGGAAATGCGGGATGCGGTGATGGAAAACCTCGAATGGGCGGACTGCGTGGTCAAGGCGGCCGCCGTGGGAGATTACCGGGCCGAGGAGCAGGCGCTCCACAAGATCAAGCGCGAAAAAAAGGAATCGCTCACCCTGTCTCTGGTGCAGAACCCGGATATTGCGGCAGAAGTGGGAAGCCGCAAGCGCGCCGGTCAGCTTTTGATTGGCTTTGCGGCGGAAACGGACGACCTGGAGAAAAACGCCCGGGCCAAAATGGAACGCAAGGGCATGGATCTGATGGTCGCCAACGACGTTCTGGCGGAGGGGAGCGGGTTCGGAGCCAACACCAACACGATTCGGATTCTGTCCCGGGAGAGCGAAACGCAGGTTTCCGGAAGCAAGGAAGAAGTCGCCGACGCCATCTGGGAAACGGTCCTGAGCCGGGGTCTTCTGTAG
- a CDS encoding DNA-directed RNA polymerase subunit omega has protein sequence MKFYDIDELENKCGTNNKYEITALVAARARWLSEQKTVLDALPANEKYLSAALVEVEHGQIPAQWIAELEAKDLPEGTGANRPTQS, from the coding sequence ATGAAGTTTTACGACATTGATGAGCTCGAAAATAAATGCGGAACGAACAACAAATATGAGATCACGGCTCTGGTGGCCGCCAGAGCCCGATGGCTGAGCGAACAGAAAACGGTTCTCGACGCGCTGCCGGCGAACGAAAAATACCTTTCGGCCGCCCTGGTGGAGGTGGAGCACGGACAAATTCCCGCTCAATGGATCGCGGAACTGGAAGCAAAGGACCTCCCGGAGGGAACCGGCGCGAACAGACCGACTCAGTCCTGA
- the gmk gene encoding guanylate kinase codes for MNGQERQIKRESRGRLFVLAGPSGAGKGTLRSRALADVEGWVYSISCTTRAPRGGERDGVEYRFLSREAFEEKVERNLFLEYALVHGNFYGTLREDVQRDLDAGRDVLLEIDVQGAKQVRKLIPDCVLIFISPPSLSVLSERLRKRGTDSEEQIALRLSNAKEEMKYASFCDHVVVNDELDAATEELRRIILSYKGTDSKTGSKRPGETEPGKNKTT; via the coding sequence ATGAACGGACAGGAGCGGCAAATAAAACGTGAGAGCAGGGGGAGGCTCTTCGTTCTCGCCGGACCCAGCGGCGCGGGCAAGGGAACTTTGAGGTCCCGCGCTCTTGCGGATGTGGAGGGCTGGGTCTATTCGATCTCCTGTACCACTCGTGCCCCAAGAGGCGGGGAACGCGACGGGGTGGAGTACAGATTCCTCTCCAGAGAGGCCTTCGAGGAAAAGGTGGAGCGTAATCTGTTTCTCGAATACGCCCTGGTTCACGGAAATTTTTACGGGACGCTTCGTGAGGATGTTCAGCGCGACCTGGACGCGGGGCGAGACGTGCTTCTCGAAATCGACGTCCAGGGGGCGAAACAGGTTCGAAAGCTCATTCCCGACTGCGTGCTGATTTTTATCTCCCCGCCGTCTCTTTCGGTTTTGTCGGAACGGCTCCGAAAGCGGGGGACGGACTCCGAGGAGCAGATCGCTCTGAGGCTCTCGAACGCGAAGGAGGAAATGAAGTACGCGTCGTTCTGTGACCACGTCGTCGTCAACGACGAACTGGATGCGGCCACGGAGGAACTGCGCCGCATTATACTGAGTTATAAAGGAACCGATTCAAAAACGGGATCGAAACGTCCCGGAGAAACGGAGCCGGGAAAAAATAAAACGACATGA
- a CDS encoding YicC family protein, giving the protein MLSMTGFGRAVHTFSWGTVSFELTSVNHRYQEISVRLPKELSSLESRIVSLLRSRLRRGKIRLSAEISWMAGSRVAKLDREALSYYYGELQAVSQQWNLPFAASSVSELTPLLALPGVCDSLSVSEEDEAEGDNAWDALTEEAVKALMEMKSSEGAKLAEAVRLDLETFESLVASLSERWNVASSEALDALKTRIEKVMERFDLEIDQNRIAQEVSLLADRWDVSEELARLAVHIAKFRETAFGSASEGRKLDFLIQEMNREVNTMGSKVGDAEFRWTVVEAKSCLERIREQIQNVE; this is encoded by the coding sequence ATGTTGAGCATGACCGGTTTTGGCCGGGCGGTCCATACTTTTTCCTGGGGTACGGTTTCCTTCGAGCTGACGTCGGTGAACCATCGTTATCAGGAAATCAGCGTCCGGTTGCCGAAGGAGCTTTCCTCCCTGGAGAGCCGGATCGTTTCTCTGCTGCGTTCGCGCCTCAGACGGGGGAAAATCCGGCTCTCTGCCGAAATTTCCTGGATGGCCGGCAGCCGTGTGGCAAAACTGGACAGGGAGGCGCTCAGCTATTATTATGGTGAACTCCAGGCGGTTTCGCAACAGTGGAATTTGCCTTTCGCCGCTTCTTCCGTTTCCGAGCTGACGCCTTTGCTGGCCCTGCCCGGCGTCTGTGATTCCCTGTCCGTCTCCGAAGAGGACGAGGCGGAGGGGGACAACGCCTGGGACGCTCTGACGGAGGAAGCCGTGAAGGCCCTGATGGAGATGAAAAGCTCCGAGGGGGCGAAGCTGGCGGAGGCCGTCAGACTGGACCTGGAAACCTTCGAGTCTCTTGTGGCGTCTCTTTCGGAGAGGTGGAATGTCGCCTCTTCCGAGGCCCTGGATGCTCTGAAGACGAGAATAGAGAAGGTCATGGAGCGGTTCGACCTGGAGATCGACCAGAACCGCATCGCACAGGAAGTTTCTCTGTTGGCTGACCGATGGGACGTTTCTGAAGAGCTGGCCCGTTTGGCCGTCCACATCGCGAAGTTCAGGGAAACGGCCTTCGGTTCGGCGTCGGAGGGAAGAAAACTCGACTTTCTGATTCAGGAGATGAATCGAGAGGTCAATACCATGGGGTCCAAGGTCGGCGACGCCGAGTTCCGATGGACGGTGGTGGAGGCAAAATCCTGCCTCGAACGGATAAGGGAGCAGATACAGAACGTCGAATAA
- the hflX gene encoding GTPase HflX, which translates to MSRQRRRPETALTPNAAVVAALSLPDQDYAPTLLLEELSLLLGSLGISVVGSAVQKRPAPDPATLVGRGKAEELGVFCRARGGGYLVFNEALSPVQKSNLEKMTGLKIWDRPFVIMKIFERRAYTAEAKLQVELALIRYEIPHLKGLGLQMSRAGAGIGTRGPGETEFERHRRKLKRREREISKKLENVRQQRRLVRDRRKKMGIPTVSLVGYTNSGKSTLLRALSGDESILVEDRLFSTLSTSVRRVGLPGGGAALFSDTVGFVRSLPPDLVAAFRATLEEIAEAALLLLVLDAGEEDAPATYDVIVRTLEDIGCLDIPRVVVLNKEDLVSERELNALSLYLRAAGEETVVLSALEARGLDALLDAVERELAGQDAWYVRYRKTAEDAE; encoded by the coding sequence TTGAGCCGGCAGCGTCGCAGACCGGAGACGGCTCTCACTCCCAACGCCGCTGTGGTGGCGGCTCTTTCTCTGCCGGATCAGGATTATGCTCCGACGCTTTTGCTGGAGGAACTTTCGCTTTTGCTGGGGTCTTTGGGGATTTCCGTGGTGGGGAGCGCCGTGCAGAAGCGCCCTGCCCCGGACCCGGCCACGCTGGTGGGCAGAGGCAAGGCGGAGGAACTTGGGGTGTTTTGCCGGGCCAGAGGCGGAGGATACCTTGTCTTCAACGAAGCCCTCTCTCCCGTTCAAAAAAGCAACCTGGAAAAAATGACGGGCCTGAAGATATGGGACCGGCCCTTTGTCATCATGAAGATTTTCGAGCGACGGGCCTATACGGCCGAGGCGAAACTGCAGGTGGAGTTGGCCCTGATCCGGTACGAAATTCCCCACCTGAAGGGGTTGGGACTTCAGATGTCCCGGGCGGGGGCGGGTATTGGAACCCGAGGTCCCGGCGAAACGGAGTTCGAGCGGCATCGAAGAAAGCTGAAACGCAGGGAGCGGGAAATATCTAAAAAACTGGAAAATGTCAGACAGCAACGCCGGCTGGTGCGGGACCGCAGAAAGAAGATGGGCATCCCGACGGTGTCTCTGGTGGGGTATACCAACAGCGGGAAATCGACGCTTCTGCGGGCTCTTTCGGGTGATGAATCGATTTTGGTGGAGGACCGGCTTTTTTCTACCCTCAGCACGTCGGTTCGGCGGGTGGGGCTGCCGGGGGGAGGAGCGGCCCTTTTTTCCGACACCGTGGGTTTCGTCCGAAGCCTGCCCCCGGACCTGGTGGCGGCTTTTCGCGCGACTCTGGAGGAAATTGCGGAGGCGGCGCTGCTGCTTCTGGTTTTGGACGCCGGAGAGGAGGACGCGCCGGCAACGTACGACGTCATTGTGAGAACGCTGGAGGATATTGGCTGCCTGGACATCCCCCGCGTTGTCGTTCTCAATAAAGAAGATCTCGTTTCTGAACGGGAGTTGAACGCCCTTTCTCTGTACCTTCGGGCGGCGGGAGAAGAAACGGTGGTTTTGAGCGCCCTTGAAGCCAGAGGGCTCGACGCGCTGCTGGATGCCGTCGAACGGGAACTGGCCGGCCAGGACGCCTGGTACGTGAGGTATCGAAAGACGGCTGAAGATGCGGAGTGA
- a CDS encoding 1-acyl-sn-glycerol-3-phosphate acyltransferase has protein sequence MNLWKGFEPLTFNKFFYALVQMFFRGIFFLYNRFSIKWVEPLSGDKNVIVACNHCSNLDPLVVGVAFPRRLRYFAKEELFRPLLLGPIIRVLGAVPVSRVDNASAASALKGFFRLLEEGNDVLIFPEGSRSPDGTLQPLEGGVGLIAAHSGASILPVFISGTYRALPPGAFLFRPAKISVTFGKLLTFDAETCRGKGAREKIVTALTEALRELESGS, from the coding sequence GTGAATCTGTGGAAAGGATTTGAGCCGTTGACGTTCAACAAATTTTTTTACGCGCTGGTGCAGATGTTTTTCCGGGGCATCTTTTTTCTTTACAATCGCTTTTCCATAAAATGGGTGGAGCCGCTTTCGGGCGACAAAAACGTGATCGTCGCCTGCAACCATTGCAGCAATCTGGATCCTCTGGTCGTCGGGGTGGCCTTTCCCCGGCGATTGCGTTATTTTGCCAAGGAAGAACTTTTCAGGCCTCTGCTTTTGGGGCCGATCATTCGAGTTTTGGGGGCCGTACCCGTTTCCCGCGTGGACAACGCCTCCGCCGCCAGCGCTCTCAAGGGATTTTTCAGGTTGCTGGAAGAGGGGAACGACGTGCTGATCTTCCCCGAGGGGTCCCGTTCTCCAGACGGAACATTGCAGCCTCTGGAGGGAGGGGTCGGACTCATCGCGGCCCATTCGGGGGCGTCCATTCTGCCCGTTTTCATCAGCGGAACCTACAGGGCTCTGCCGCCGGGCGCGTTTCTGTTCCGTCCCGCCAAAATTTCGGTTACCTTCGGAAAACTGCTGACCTTCGACGCGGAGACCTGCCGCGGGAAAGGGGCACGGGAAAAAATCGTGACGGCGCTGACGGAAGCCCTTCGGGAGCTTGAGTCGGGATCTTGA